From a region of the Syngnathus typhle isolate RoL2023-S1 ecotype Sweden linkage group LG12, RoL_Styp_1.0, whole genome shotgun sequence genome:
- the rnf170 gene encoding E3 ubiquitin-protein ligase RNF170 yields the protein MEDNQCGDVDYLIQDENTLIEGVSNQVLFVVVLTIAFLAGFLTLLCREDQQPNIHPENQEHVRAVRQQLQSEQEENSQPQSPQPEARQQYYRDMSCPVCLQQAVLPVETNCGHLFCGSCIIAYWRYGAWLGAINCPICRQMVTLLFPLFHEHAAPQRVQDGEAEPQLILRDINDYNRRFSGQPRSLMDRLRDVPTLLRHAFREMFSMGGLFWMFRIRIILCLVGALTYLASPLDILPEALFGLLGFMDDFFVILLLFVYISIMYREVVTQRLNG from the exons ATGGAGGACAATCAGTGTGGGGACGTGGACTATCTCATCCAAGATGAAAACACGTTAATCGAAGGCGTGAGCAACCAAGTTCTGTTTGTTGTGGTACTCACCATCGCATTCCTGGCAGGCTTCCTCACGCTGCTCTgcag AGAGGATCAGCAGCCGAATATTCACCCCGAGAATCAGGAGCATGTTCGAGCTGTGCGACAGCAGCTTCAATCAGAGCAG GAGGAAAATTCCCAGCCGCAAAGTCCCCAGCCGGAAGCCAGGCAGCAGTATTACAGAGATATGTCTTGCCCGGTGTGTTTACAACAAGCCGTTCTACCCGTCGAAACCAATTGCGGTCATCTTTTCTGTG GTTCCTGTATTATAGCCTACTGGAGATATGGCGCCTGGTTGGGTGCCATTAACTGTCCCATATGCAGACAAATG GTCACATTGCTCTTCCCACTATTCCATGAGCATGCTGCTCCTCAGAGAGTCCAGGATGGTGAGGCAGAACCTCAGCTCATCCTCAGAGACATCAACGATTACAACCGTCGCTTCTCGGGCCAGCCAAGATCT TTGATGGACCGGCTCCGTGACGTCCCCACCCTCCTTCGCCACGCTTTCAGAGAGATGTTCTCCATGGGGGGCCTGTTCTGGATGTTTCGAATCCGAATTATCCTCTGTCTGGTCGGAGCACTCACCTATCTAGCGTCGCCGCTCGACATCCTCCCCGAGGCGCTTTTCGGCCTCCTCGGATTCATGGACGACTTCTTCGTCAT